The following proteins come from a genomic window of Sinorhizobium fredii NGR234:
- the cysN gene encoding sulfate adenylyltransferase subunit CysN, whose product MSYLQSVPPHDLAAHLADHDGKSVLRFITCGSVDDGKSTLIGRLLVDAKLIFEDQLANLGRVGTSAGANGEEVDLALLLDGLEAEREQGITIDVAYRYFATAKRKFIVADTPGHEEYTRNMVTGASTADLAVILIDSHQGILTQTRRHSYIASLLGIRHVVLAVNKFDLVEFRQSVFDAIARDYRAFAKKLGFVSIQPIPISARFGDNVISASQNTPWYKGPALLEYLETVQLDPPEAERPFRLPVQLVMRPNADFRGYAGQIASGRISVGDPVVVAKSGQHSSVKAIVTFDGNLVTAAEGEAVTLVLANEVDAARGNMLVSPAARPFVADQFQAHVIWFDASPMLPGRSYILRTETDSVSATVTTLKHRVSINSFAREAAKSLQMNEVGVCNISTQAPIVFDAYKDNRATGNFVFVDRATNATVGAGMIDFPLRRADNVHWQATDVNKAARSAMKSQRPAVLWFTGLSGSGKSTIANALDRLLHARGKHTYMLDGDNVRHGLNRDLGFTEADRVENIRRVAEVAKLMADAGLIVLVSFISPFRGERRMARELMEEGEFIEIFVDTPLEECARRDPKGLYEKALAGKIANFTGVSSPYEMPENPELHLKTVEADPTALALKIEAFLDRQMEDR is encoded by the coding sequence ATGTCGTATCTTCAATCAGTGCCGCCACACGACCTGGCGGCGCATCTCGCCGATCACGACGGCAAGTCGGTGCTGCGCTTCATCACCTGCGGCTCCGTCGACGATGGCAAGTCGACGCTGATCGGCCGTCTGCTCGTCGATGCCAAGCTGATCTTCGAGGACCAGTTGGCGAATCTCGGCCGGGTCGGTACTTCGGCCGGCGCCAATGGCGAGGAAGTCGACCTTGCTTTGCTGCTCGACGGGCTCGAGGCCGAGCGCGAGCAGGGCATCACCATCGACGTCGCCTACCGCTATTTCGCCACGGCGAAGCGCAAATTCATCGTTGCCGACACGCCTGGCCACGAGGAATATACCCGCAACATGGTAACCGGCGCTTCGACAGCCGATCTCGCCGTCATCCTCATCGATAGCCACCAGGGAATTCTCACGCAGACCCGGCGCCATTCCTATATCGCTTCGCTGCTCGGCATCCGCCATGTCGTCCTGGCGGTCAACAAGTTCGACCTCGTCGAATTCCGTCAATCGGTCTTCGACGCGATCGCCCGCGATTATCGGGCTTTCGCGAAGAAACTCGGCTTTGTCAGCATCCAGCCGATCCCCATCTCGGCGCGGTTCGGCGACAACGTCATTTCGGCATCGCAGAACACGCCCTGGTACAAGGGGCCGGCGCTCCTCGAATACCTGGAGACGGTGCAACTCGATCCACCCGAGGCGGAGAGACCCTTCCGCCTCCCGGTGCAACTGGTCATGCGCCCCAACGCCGATTTCCGCGGCTATGCCGGGCAGATCGCTTCCGGCCGGATCTCGGTCGGCGATCCGGTCGTCGTCGCGAAATCCGGGCAGCACTCGTCGGTCAAGGCGATCGTCACCTTCGACGGCAATCTGGTGACGGCCGCCGAGGGCGAGGCTGTAACGCTCGTCCTTGCCAACGAGGTCGACGCCGCGCGCGGCAACATGCTGGTGTCACCTGCCGCGCGGCCCTTCGTGGCGGACCAGTTCCAGGCACATGTCATCTGGTTCGATGCCAGTCCAATGCTGCCCGGGCGCAGCTATATTCTCAGGACCGAGACGGACAGCGTCAGCGCGACGGTTACGACGCTCAAGCATCGGGTGAGCATCAACAGTTTTGCCCGCGAGGCGGCGAAGTCCTTGCAGATGAACGAAGTGGGCGTCTGCAACATCTCGACGCAGGCGCCGATCGTCTTCGACGCCTACAAGGACAACAGGGCGACCGGCAATTTCGTCTTCGTCGACCGGGCCACCAACGCGACGGTCGGCGCTGGCATGATCGATTTCCCGCTCAGGCGCGCCGACAACGTGCATTGGCAGGCGACCGACGTGAACAAGGCGGCGCGTTCGGCAATGAAGAGCCAGCGCCCGGCCGTCCTGTGGTTCACCGGTCTTTCCGGTTCGGGCAAGTCAACGATCGCCAACGCGCTCGACCGGCTCCTGCATGCCCGCGGCAAGCACACCTACATGCTCGACGGCGACAATGTGCGCCACGGGCTCAACCGCGACCTTGGCTTCACCGAAGCCGATCGCGTCGAGAATATCCGCCGTGTTGCCGAGGTCGCCAAGCTGATGGCCGATGCCGGGCTGATCGTGCTTGTCTCGTTCATTTCGCCGTTCCGCGGCGAGCGCCGGATGGCGCGCGAATTGATGGAGGAGGGCGAGTTCATCGAAATTTTCGTCGACACGCCGCTCGAGGAATGCGCGCGACGCGACCCGAAGGGGCTTTACGAAAAGGCGTTGGCCGGCAAGATCGCCAACTTTACCGGCGTTTCTTCGCCCTACGAAATGCCCGAAAACCCGGAACTGCATCTGAAGACGGTCGAGGCGGACCCGACTGCCCTTGCCCTGAAGATCGAGGCATTCCTCGACAGACAAATGGAGGATAGATGA
- the cysQ gene encoding 3'(2'),5'-bisphosphate nucleotidase CysQ, with product MTPLCELFERIALEAGASILAVYEAGPTVCYKDDHSPVTEADERAEAIILGHLAAAFPHIPVVAEEAVASGCVPDISCGTFFLVDPLDGTKEFINRRDDFTVNIALVEGNLPVAGVVYAPAQRCAYVADKGRAEKLVFGAGAMVGHRQAIRVRPRGPALTAVASRSHNCSETEAFLAGHGVKDCTSVGSSLKFCLLAEGRADVYPRFGRTMEWDTAAGHAVLNAAGGSVVRLDGSRLPYGKMKQADDSDFANPHFVAWADMSPLTVP from the coding sequence ATGACGCCCCTTTGCGAACTCTTCGAGCGTATCGCGCTCGAGGCCGGCGCGTCGATCCTCGCCGTCTACGAGGCGGGTCCGACCGTGTGCTACAAGGATGATCATTCACCGGTGACCGAGGCGGATGAGCGAGCCGAAGCCATCATTCTCGGCCACCTGGCGGCAGCCTTCCCGCACATTCCGGTCGTTGCCGAGGAGGCCGTCGCCTCAGGCTGCGTCCCCGATATCAGTTGTGGCACGTTCTTCCTGGTCGATCCGCTCGACGGCACGAAGGAATTCATCAACCGGCGCGACGACTTCACCGTCAATATCGCCCTTGTCGAGGGCAACCTTCCCGTAGCCGGCGTCGTCTATGCCCCGGCGCAGCGTTGCGCCTATGTCGCCGACAAAGGCCGGGCCGAGAAGCTCGTCTTCGGCGCCGGCGCCATGGTTGGACATCGGCAGGCGATCCGGGTGCGGCCCCGTGGCCCGGCGCTGACCGCTGTCGCCAGCCGCTCCCACAACTGCTCCGAGACCGAGGCGTTCCTCGCCGGCCACGGCGTCAAGGATTGTACCTCCGTCGGCTCGTCGCTCAAGTTCTGCCTGCTCGCCGAAGGCAGGGCGGATGTCTATCCGCGTTTCGGCCGGACCATGGAATGGGACACGGCGGCGGGCCATGCGGTGCTCAACGCCGCCGGCGGGTCGGTCGTCCGGTTGGACGGTTCGCGCCTGCCTTACGGCAAGATGAAGCAGGCTGACGACAGCGACTTCGCAAATCCGCATTTCGTCGCCTGGGCGGATATGTCTCCGTTGACGGTTCCTTAG
- the asnB gene encoding asparagine synthase (glutamine-hydrolyzing), whose product MCGIAGLIDYAQRGRDDVAQILTRMTDALAHRGPDASATWLDRDGRVGLGHRRLSIIDLSPTGAQPMHSSSGRYSIVFNGEVYGFLRLRAALEEQGARFRGHSDTEVLLEAIETYGLAGALQRCNGMFAFALYDSATRQIIFARDRIGKKPLYIGVSKRGVAFGSELKSIRAHPSFRSVEVDPEASTLFLRYGYVPTPYSIYRGIFKLPHGSWLSLSVDTPPASASAALGGVKSYWDAFEAAERGYAERIECPDEALDALDAELKRAVSERLVSDVPVGALLSSGVDSSLVSAVMQEVSTSRVKTYTVRFLEEQYNEADLASGIARQLGTDHTEITAEPDTALRVVTELPDVYDEPFADPSQIPTLLVSKLARRTVTVALSGDGGDEFFGGYKRYRQMLAFDRLARKTPAVALRAARHAPHWALEFAAAAARHARPSSLQDEVTGKRLRRLAELLEIEDPDARYLDFRSLWSHPAEVVFGGAEPPTAMTAKRIPACLGAVDRMMYSDMVDYLPDDILVKMDRASMAVGLEMRAPLLDYRFVELAWRAPRALCFAEAPGKPALRALLSRRLPEQFINLSKRGFGVPVNAWLRGPLRAWAEEMLSPSRLQRDGIFRADPIVSRWKAHLAGRRDWGPQLWAVLMFNLWHDRWMRSG is encoded by the coding sequence ATGTGTGGAATTGCCGGCCTGATAGATTATGCGCAGCGCGGTCGGGATGACGTGGCGCAGATATTGACGCGCATGACGGACGCCCTCGCTCACCGCGGGCCGGATGCTTCGGCTACATGGCTCGATCGCGATGGCCGTGTAGGTCTCGGACACCGTCGCCTGTCCATCATTGATCTCTCCCCCACGGGGGCCCAGCCTATGCATTCGAGCAGCGGCCGCTACTCGATCGTCTTCAATGGGGAAGTCTACGGATTCCTTCGCCTGCGGGCCGCATTGGAGGAGCAGGGCGCTCGCTTCCGCGGCCACTCCGATACCGAAGTGCTCCTGGAGGCGATCGAGACTTACGGCCTGGCAGGAGCATTGCAGCGCTGCAACGGCATGTTCGCCTTTGCGCTTTACGACAGCGCCACGCGACAGATCATCTTCGCCCGCGACCGTATCGGCAAGAAGCCGCTGTACATCGGCGTATCCAAGCGTGGCGTTGCCTTCGGCTCCGAGTTGAAAAGCATCCGGGCGCATCCGTCCTTCCGCTCCGTCGAGGTAGACCCGGAGGCGTCGACGCTTTTCTTGCGATACGGCTACGTGCCGACGCCTTATTCGATCTACCGCGGCATCTTCAAGCTTCCGCATGGCTCCTGGCTGAGCCTCTCGGTCGACACGCCGCCGGCGTCGGCCTCGGCCGCCCTGGGCGGGGTCAAGAGCTATTGGGATGCGTTCGAGGCGGCGGAACGAGGCTATGCGGAGCGGATCGAATGCCCGGACGAAGCCTTGGACGCGCTCGACGCCGAATTGAAACGGGCGGTGAGCGAGCGCCTTGTCTCCGACGTGCCGGTGGGAGCCCTCCTTTCCAGCGGCGTCGACTCTTCCTTGGTGTCGGCCGTCATGCAGGAGGTTTCGACCTCGCGTGTGAAAACCTATACCGTGCGCTTCCTGGAGGAGCAGTATAACGAGGCGGATCTGGCGTCAGGCATCGCCAGGCAGCTCGGCACCGATCATACGGAGATCACGGCAGAGCCCGACACGGCACTGCGCGTCGTGACAGAGTTGCCGGATGTGTATGACGAGCCCTTCGCCGATCCTTCCCAGATTCCGACGCTGCTCGTATCGAAGCTGGCGCGAAGGACCGTAACGGTGGCGCTCTCGGGTGATGGCGGCGACGAGTTCTTCGGCGGCTACAAACGCTATCGGCAAATGCTCGCCTTCGACCGGCTGGCGAGGAAAACGCCTGCCGTCGCCCTGCGGGCGGCAAGGCACGCGCCTCACTGGGCGCTGGAATTTGCTGCTGCGGCGGCTCGCCATGCGCGTCCGTCTTCGCTTCAGGACGAAGTGACCGGCAAACGGCTAAGAAGACTTGCCGAGCTCCTGGAGATCGAAGACCCGGACGCCCGCTACCTGGACTTTCGCTCGCTCTGGTCGCATCCGGCCGAAGTCGTGTTCGGCGGGGCGGAGCCTCCGACCGCAATGACCGCGAAGCGGATACCGGCTTGCCTCGGCGCAGTCGACAGAATGATGTACAGCGACATGGTCGACTATCTGCCGGACGATATCCTCGTGAAGATGGACCGAGCGTCGATGGCGGTGGGCCTGGAGATGCGGGCACCGCTGCTCGATTACCGCTTCGTCGAACTGGCCTGGCGTGCGCCGAGGGCGTTGTGTTTTGCCGAAGCCCCGGGCAAGCCGGCGCTGCGCGCGCTCTTGTCCCGAAGGCTGCCGGAACAATTCATAAATCTTTCAAAACGCGGATTCGGCGTCCCCGTCAACGCCTGGTTGCGCGGACCGCTGCGCGCCTGGGCGGAAGAGATGCTGTCTCCGTCCCGCCTGCAGCGTGATGGGATCTTCCGCGCCGATCCGATCGTCAGTCGCTGGAAGGCACACCTTGCCGGCCGCCGCGACTGGGGTCCGCAATTGTGGGCGGTGCTGATGTTCAACCTGTGGCACGATCGCTGGATGCGTTCCGGCTGA
- a CDS encoding PHP domain-containing protein yields MEPQRKTDSGKPVFSRFRDLGREQVNVELQVHTNWTDGEATVLEVLQTAKERGLAELAFTEHVREDTSWFPEFKAEILSAVDCVGAMRVYVGCETKAMDDNGRLDVSQSVLDACDIVLGVVHRLPDGEGGYLDFKRLSFEETAEIEFRLSTGMIANAPIDVLGHPGGMSLRRYGRFPENYFRTLMTATLERGIAIEINSSYLIDMPGFLALCDDINPFVSIGSDAHKLSDLGRCRDRLLELGVGLT; encoded by the coding sequence ATGGAACCGCAACGAAAGACGGATAGCGGCAAGCCGGTGTTCTCCCGCTTTCGGGATCTCGGCCGTGAGCAAGTGAATGTCGAACTCCAGGTTCATACCAACTGGACCGATGGGGAGGCGACAGTGCTCGAGGTGCTGCAGACGGCCAAGGAACGCGGCCTCGCCGAACTCGCCTTCACGGAGCATGTCCGAGAAGACACATCCTGGTTTCCCGAGTTCAAGGCCGAGATTCTTTCGGCTGTGGATTGCGTCGGCGCTATGCGCGTCTATGTCGGTTGCGAGACGAAAGCCATGGACGACAATGGGCGGCTCGATGTGTCGCAGTCCGTGCTCGACGCCTGCGATATCGTTCTTGGCGTCGTCCACCGCTTGCCGGACGGTGAGGGCGGCTATCTCGATTTCAAGCGGTTGTCATTCGAGGAGACGGCCGAAATCGAATTCCGGCTGTCGACAGGCATGATTGCGAACGCGCCGATCGACGTGCTCGGACATCCGGGTGGGATGAGCCTCAGGCGATATGGCCGGTTTCCGGAGAACTACTTTCGCACCCTGATGACGGCGACGCTCGAGCGCGGGATCGCCATCGAGATCAACTCCTCGTACCTGATCGATATGCCGGGGTTCCTGGCGTTGTGCGACGACATCAATCCGTTTGTCTCGATCGGTTCCGATGCGCACAAGCTGAGTGACTTGGGGCGTTGCCGCGACAGGCTTCTCGAACTGGGGGTAGGGCTGACATGA
- a CDS encoding ATP-grasp domain-containing protein, with the protein MKAFITGAGALLGQGIIRALRRSTLRATIIVVDPSPLSAGLYWGDAAYLVPMAKDPEYLDRLGDLLRTERPDILIPGTDVELPILSANREAIESTYGIKVIISSPHVVSIANDKWLTSAFLRERGLGFVPSCLPGDEEALIEGCGFPLIVKPRIGARSIGFGIVRDRDQLRRAIAEQPGIVIQKYVGSDATEYTAGTLTFDGKCRATIVMRRDLRDGNTYRAFAEPFPDLNEAMVQAADALGAYGPANFQFRLDDGVPRIFEINARFSGTTAVRIHAGFNEVEMCIRHLLFGEPVVQPEITPVTILRHWSETVVKSGDLVTASARLEEKA; encoded by the coding sequence ATGAAGGCCTTCATCACGGGCGCGGGCGCCCTCCTCGGACAGGGCATCATTCGCGCCTTGCGGCGCTCCACGCTTCGAGCGACCATTATCGTGGTGGACCCTAGCCCGCTCTCGGCCGGGCTCTACTGGGGCGATGCCGCCTATCTTGTCCCAATGGCGAAGGACCCTGAATACCTGGACAGGCTGGGCGACCTGCTGCGCACGGAGCGGCCCGACATCCTCATTCCCGGAACCGACGTGGAACTGCCGATCCTTTCAGCCAACCGCGAAGCGATCGAGAGCACCTACGGGATCAAGGTGATCATCAGTTCGCCACATGTCGTATCCATCGCCAACGACAAGTGGCTCACCTCCGCGTTCCTCCGGGAACGGGGACTGGGCTTCGTTCCCTCCTGCCTGCCAGGCGATGAGGAGGCGCTCATCGAGGGGTGCGGCTTTCCGCTCATCGTCAAACCGAGGATCGGCGCCAGGTCGATCGGCTTCGGCATCGTCCGCGATCGAGACCAGCTAAGGCGCGCAATAGCCGAGCAGCCCGGCATCGTCATTCAGAAATATGTAGGCTCCGATGCGACCGAATACACGGCCGGGACACTCACCTTCGACGGGAAATGTCGCGCGACGATCGTGATGCGCCGGGATCTGCGCGACGGCAATACCTACCGCGCCTTTGCCGAGCCGTTTCCCGACCTCAACGAGGCAATGGTGCAGGCCGCAGACGCCCTCGGCGCCTACGGGCCAGCAAACTTCCAGTTCCGCCTCGACGACGGTGTTCCGAGGATCTTCGAGATCAACGCGCGGTTTTCGGGCACGACGGCGGTGAGGATCCACGCCGGCTTCAACGAAGTGGAGATGTGCATCCGGCATTTGCTGTTCGGCGAACCGGTCGTTCAGCCGGAAATCACGCCGGTAACCATATTGCGGCACTGGTCGGAAACCGTCGTCAAATCCGGCGACCTGGTGACGGCCTCGGCTCGTCTGGAAGAAAAAGCATGA
- a CDS encoding NAD-dependent epimerase/dehydratase family protein, with amino-acid sequence MCTKQLVVTGATGFVGARVIEHALARGYAVAALVRDPERVAARNDSRLRLERWSVGSPLPVVGQADALLHLAAYVPADFSDAREAARCFEINTNGALQVAMEAASQGVKRLVFFGSAQVYAPDAGPASETSATFPHRASYYLASKLSAEICLIAFGKANAMPVTVLRLASVYGPGMHATGMVPAFLRTLLGGRSLIIADGGQYSVDLVYVDDVVTLALGAVEKSVDGVFNAGSGRSCTSLEAALTVADVVGADRFLVGVEAGGSDAAARGFRALEVAKAAKLLDYRPRSFREGIEAWKTETGFGQFEDTVEQNCR; translated from the coding sequence GTGTGTACGAAGCAACTGGTGGTAACCGGCGCTACCGGCTTTGTCGGCGCGAGGGTTATTGAGCATGCACTTGCCCGAGGCTATGCCGTCGCCGCGCTTGTGCGCGATCCCGAGCGGGTCGCCGCGCGCAATGATTCTCGCTTGCGGCTCGAGAGATGGTCGGTCGGCTCCCCCCTGCCCGTGGTAGGGCAAGCGGATGCCCTGCTTCATCTCGCCGCCTACGTTCCGGCCGATTTCAGCGACGCCCGCGAGGCCGCCAGGTGTTTCGAGATCAATACCAACGGCGCCCTGCAGGTCGCAATGGAGGCCGCTTCCCAGGGCGTGAAGCGGCTGGTTTTCTTCGGATCCGCGCAAGTCTATGCGCCGGATGCCGGTCCGGCATCGGAAACGAGCGCCACTTTTCCCCATCGCGCCAGCTACTATTTGGCGAGCAAGCTCTCTGCCGAGATTTGCCTGATCGCTTTCGGCAAGGCAAATGCGATGCCGGTGACGGTCCTCCGCCTCGCGTCCGTCTATGGCCCGGGCATGCACGCCACGGGAATGGTGCCTGCCTTTCTGCGGACACTCTTGGGCGGGCGCTCCTTGATCATAGCCGACGGCGGGCAATACAGCGTCGACCTCGTTTATGTCGACGACGTCGTGACGCTGGCGCTCGGGGCGGTGGAGAAGAGCGTGGACGGTGTTTTCAATGCCGGAAGCGGTCGCTCCTGCACGTCCCTGGAAGCGGCGCTGACGGTTGCAGATGTCGTCGGGGCAGACCGATTCCTCGTCGGGGTCGAGGCTGGCGGTAGCGATGCGGCTGCTCGAGGGTTCAGGGCGCTCGAGGTCGCCAAGGCAGCGAAGCTTCTCGATTACCGGCCCCGATCTTTTCGCGAGGGCATCGAAGCTTGGAAGACGGAGACCGGGTTTGGGCAGTTCGAGGACACGGTCGAACAAAACTGCCGTTAG
- a CDS encoding calcium-binding protein has protein sequence MIFKGTNLTDTILGTLYDDELWGYAGDDYLDGREGNDRFFGGLGNDHIKAGLGDDYAEGGDGNDRIEGGLGTDTLFGGLGNDIFEGGDGNDTIDGGDGHDHILGDGGNDKIYGGAGEEYIDAGYGDDIIYAGSGNDGFNNRIDPATGKLTQQAVSGGAGNDTIYGEEGNDALKGQSGHDRVYGGIGDDIVDGGDGNNYLDGGDGNDVLDSENGIDEAHGGIGNDRIAVGDGNDIAFGDDGDDILSGEGGTDSLRGGNGIDLIYAGDGNDTLRGDAGKDTLIGEAGSDILWGGADSDRFVFKATPALSGQDTIMDFQDGVDFLVIEKLGVTQYSSSGGNGTIYAYNTTDGDVLLKGLNAAGNAFSILVDDPNGSLSAANFSRSDFIFA, from the coding sequence ATGATTTTTAAGGGAACCAACCTCACCGATACGATTCTCGGCACTCTCTATGACGACGAGCTCTGGGGCTATGCCGGCGACGATTACCTCGACGGTCGCGAAGGCAATGACAGGTTTTTCGGTGGGCTCGGCAACGATCACATCAAGGCGGGACTCGGTGACGACTATGCCGAAGGCGGCGACGGCAACGACCGCATTGAGGGTGGGCTTGGGACCGATACGCTCTTCGGTGGCCTGGGCAACGATATTTTCGAAGGCGGTGACGGCAACGACACCATCGATGGTGGTGACGGCCACGATCACATCCTGGGCGACGGCGGAAACGACAAGATCTACGGTGGAGCAGGCGAAGAATATATCGACGCAGGCTACGGCGATGACATCATCTATGCCGGCTCGGGAAATGACGGCTTCAACAATCGCATCGATCCGGCAACTGGAAAGCTAACGCAGCAGGCTGTCTCGGGCGGCGCCGGCAACGATACCATCTATGGAGAAGAGGGCAATGACGCCCTGAAAGGCCAGTCGGGGCACGACCGCGTCTATGGCGGAATCGGCGACGACATCGTCGATGGCGGCGACGGGAACAACTATCTCGACGGCGGCGACGGCAATGACGTGCTCGATTCCGAAAACGGCATCGACGAAGCCCACGGCGGCATCGGCAACGACAGGATCGCGGTCGGTGACGGCAACGACATCGCCTTCGGGGATGACGGCGACGACATCCTGTCTGGCGAAGGCGGCACCGACTCGCTCAGGGGCGGCAACGGTATCGACCTCATCTATGCCGGCGATGGCAATGACACCCTGCGCGGTGACGCCGGAAAGGACACCCTCATCGGTGAAGCAGGAAGCGACATCCTTTGGGGCGGTGCCGACTCCGACCGTTTCGTCTTCAAGGCGACCCCCGCGCTCAGCGGCCAGGACACGATCATGGATTTTCAGGATGGCGTGGACTTTCTCGTCATCGAGAAGCTCGGCGTCACGCAGTATTCAAGCTCTGGCGGCAATGGCACTATCTATGCCTACAACACCACCGACGGCGACGTGTTGCTCAAGGGTCTCAACGCCGCGGGCAACGCCTTCTCGATCCTCGTGGACGATCCGAACGGCAGTCTCTCGGCGGCCAACTTTTCGAGGAGTGACTTCATTTTTGCCTGA
- a CDS encoding glycosyltransferase family 4 protein, which translates to MIMHVITNFTASAGAETMLARLLHGCTDERIVVVSLIGVSDRNRNLADNPRVAYVSLDASSPAALPGAILRLARLIRKEHPDVILCWMYHAMIVGMIAAQMARSGAAVYWNIRQSLDDPASLTRSSRLAIFGAKLLSSRPAGIIYNSARALELHRGYGYANRNMVVIANGFELPRIDPTGATTALRIGIVGRFHPQKDHGTFFKAVAAVRKTHPQALFSAAGNGLSRDNRAVIDLMEEAGLPEHAVDLRGEISDMPSYYRSIDALVLSSRTEGFPNVIAEAMSYAKPIVTTDVGDAATVAGSAGIAVPPRDPDALAGAIREILDLSPTEYARYARNARERVENEYAIAAIRAKYANFLRR; encoded by the coding sequence ATGATAATGCATGTCATTACCAACTTCACGGCCAGTGCCGGCGCCGAGACCATGCTGGCACGGCTGCTTCACGGTTGCACAGATGAGCGCATCGTCGTCGTTTCGCTGATCGGTGTCTCGGATCGGAACCGCAATCTCGCTGACAATCCGAGAGTTGCCTATGTATCGCTGGACGCCTCGTCCCCCGCCGCGCTTCCGGGCGCGATCCTGCGGCTCGCCCGGCTTATCCGCAAGGAACATCCCGATGTAATCTTGTGCTGGATGTACCACGCGATGATCGTTGGCATGATCGCGGCCCAGATGGCCCGATCCGGAGCAGCGGTTTACTGGAACATTCGCCAGTCCTTGGACGATCCCGCCTCTCTTACGCGCAGTTCGCGCCTCGCAATTTTCGGGGCAAAGCTTTTGTCGAGCCGGCCGGCCGGCATCATCTACAACAGCGCGCGCGCCCTCGAGTTGCATCGGGGCTACGGCTACGCAAATCGGAACATGGTCGTCATCGCCAACGGCTTCGAGTTGCCGCGGATCGATCCGACAGGGGCGACGACGGCCCTCCGGATCGGCATCGTCGGCCGATTTCATCCGCAGAAGGATCACGGCACGTTCTTCAAGGCGGTGGCTGCCGTGCGCAAGACGCATCCGCAGGCGCTCTTTTCCGCGGCCGGCAACGGGCTTTCCCGCGACAACCGCGCTGTGATCGACTTGATGGAGGAGGCGGGCTTGCCCGAGCATGCCGTCGATCTCAGGGGCGAGATCTCCGACATGCCCTCCTACTACCGCAGCATCGACGCCTTGGTGCTGTCGTCGAGGACCGAGGGCTTTCCGAACGTGATTGCGGAGGCCATGAGTTACGCCAAGCCGATCGTGACGACCGATGTCGGCGACGCCGCCACGGTCGCCGGAAGTGCCGGCATTGCCGTCCCCCCACGTGATCCGGATGCGCTCGCCGGGGCGATCCGCGAAATCCTCGATCTTTCCCCGACCGAATATGCCCGCTATGCTCGCAACGCCCGAGAGCGGGTCGAAAATGAGTACGCGATCGCCGCGATCAGGGCAAAATATGCAAATTTTCTAAGGCGTTAA